Proteins from a single region of Macaca nemestrina isolate mMacNem1 chromosome 13, mMacNem.hap1, whole genome shotgun sequence:
- the LOC105464831 gene encoding LOW QUALITY PROTEIN: small integral membrane protein 7-like (The sequence of the model RefSeq protein was modified relative to this genomic sequence to represent the inferred CDS: substituted 2 bases at 2 genomic stop codons) codes for MIGDILLYGTLLMNAGAVLNFKLKKKDMQGFGKEVWELSTGDNIREFLLSLRYFXIFTILXNVFMMCCMIVLFGS; via the coding sequence ATGATTGGAGACATCCTGCTGTATGGGACATTGTTGATGAATGCTGGGGCAGTGCTCAACTTTAAGCTGAAAAAGAAGGACATGCAGGGCTTTGGGAAGGAGGTGTGGGAGCTCAGCACAGGTGACAACATTAGGGAATTCTTACTGAGCCTCAGATACTTTTGAATCTTCACCATCCTGTGAAATGTCTTCATGATGTGCTGCATGATTGTGCTGTTTGGCTCTTGA